A stretch of Microbacterium sp. 4R-513 DNA encodes these proteins:
- the rpsR gene encoding 30S ribosomal protein S18: MAGKSSGDRRKPRKGAKNAAPAKAIRVGVIDYKDVATLRKFISERGKIRARRITGVSVQEQRLIAKAIKNAREMALLPYAGAGR; the protein is encoded by the coding sequence ATGGCTGGAAAGTCGAGCGGCGACCGCCGCAAGCCGCGGAAGGGCGCGAAGAACGCGGCTCCCGCGAAGGCGATCCGCGTCGGCGTCATTGACTACAAGGACGTCGCCACGCTTCGCAAGTTCATCTCGGAGCGCGGCAAGATCCGCGCCCGTCGTATCACCGGTGTCTCGGTGCAGGAGCAGCGTCTGATCGCCAAGGCGATCAAGAACGCGCGCGAGATGGCGCTCCTGCCCTACGCCGGCGCTGGCCGCTAA
- a CDS encoding DUF998 domain-containing protein codes for MAEASVAPDADRVTRALRAVELACLALGVLLIGVLHVVAPTNGIDPLRLTISQYGRSPLAAEFVTGVILIAVGSAATLVLLVRTGVCRPLSVPSVGMALWVLGMLGVALFPKADWAAGATWVGYLHRSASVIAFLALPIAILALAAREARRRGRLRRDSGFDHRLLTMALVLGSAILLAIVVAGVLIAIAESTGTPWWILFPIGLGERVLVGAELVALGLVVVALRVPGPRPARVA; via the coding sequence ATGGCCGAGGCATCCGTCGCTCCTGACGCCGACCGGGTCACCCGGGCGCTCCGCGCGGTGGAGCTCGCCTGCCTCGCCCTGGGGGTGCTGCTCATCGGGGTGCTGCACGTCGTCGCGCCGACCAACGGCATCGATCCGCTGCGCCTCACGATCAGCCAGTACGGCCGGTCGCCGCTCGCGGCGGAGTTCGTTACCGGCGTCATCCTCATCGCCGTCGGCTCGGCCGCGACTCTCGTGCTGCTGGTCCGTACGGGCGTGTGCCGCCCGCTGTCGGTGCCGAGCGTGGGGATGGCTCTCTGGGTGCTCGGGATGCTGGGGGTCGCCCTCTTCCCGAAGGCCGACTGGGCGGCGGGGGCGACGTGGGTCGGGTATCTCCACCGCAGCGCGTCGGTCATCGCATTCCTCGCGCTGCCGATCGCGATCCTCGCGCTCGCGGCGCGGGAGGCCCGTCGCCGCGGCCGACTGCGGCGCGACTCGGGCTTCGATCACCGCCTGCTCACGATGGCGCTCGTGCTCGGCTCGGCGATCCTCCTGGCGATCGTCGTGGCGGGAGTGCTCATCGCCATCGCCGAGTCCACCGGCACGCCGTGGTGGATCCTCTTCCCGATCGGGCTCGGCGAACGCGTCCTCGTCGGCGCCGAGCTCGTCGCACTCGGCCTCGTCGTCGTGGCGCTTCGCGTCCCGGGCCCCCGGCCCGCACGGGTAGCGTGA
- a CDS encoding single-stranded DNA-binding protein translates to MAGETIITVVGNLTADPELRYTQNGLPVANFTIASTPRNFDRQANEWKDGEALFLRASVWREFAEHVAGSLTKGSRVIATGRLKQRSYETREGEKRTSIELEVDEIGPSLRYATAQVTRAAGGGGGGGGQSRPQVADEPWATPGSSSSAGSTDAWSAPGTSYGDDTPF, encoded by the coding sequence ATGGCCGGCGAGACGATCATCACCGTGGTGGGCAACCTCACGGCTGATCCCGAACTGCGGTACACGCAGAACGGTCTCCCCGTCGCGAACTTCACGATCGCGTCGACGCCGCGCAACTTCGACCGCCAGGCGAACGAGTGGAAGGACGGCGAAGCGCTGTTCCTCCGTGCGAGCGTGTGGCGCGAGTTCGCCGAGCACGTCGCGGGTTCGCTCACGAAGGGCTCGCGAGTCATCGCGACCGGTCGCCTCAAGCAGCGCTCCTACGAGACGCGCGAGGGCGAGAAGCGCACCTCCATCGAACTCGAGGTCGACGAGATCGGCCCGTCGCTGCGTTACGCCACGGCTCAGGTGACGCGCGCGGCCGGTGGTGGCGGCGGCGGTGGCGGACAGTCCCGTCCGCAGGTCGCCGACGAGCCGTGGGCGACCCCCGGTTCGTCCTCCAGCGCCGGCTCGACCGATGCGTGGAGCGCGCCGGGCACGTCCTACGGCGACGACACCCCGTTCTGA
- a CDS encoding alpha/beta hydrolase: protein MTQSALPMTAVPDPQYVMSAEGHRIATYSWGDEVADTVLVVHGFASSCRDNWVDTGWVRDLTRAGFRVLGVDQRGHGLSDKPHDPHDYTMSALVGDLLLVLDTYLLDSVHYAGYSLGGRVGWQLLVDAPHRVSRAVLGGIPDGRPLARVKIDQARAYAEHGTPVEDRVTQNYIALAERVSSNDLGVLVALAEGMRLGDADPDPSRPPQQPVLFATGSEDAILERSRRLASSAPHGVFFEIPGRHHFNAPGSRAFRQEALAFLGA from the coding sequence ATGACCCAGAGCGCCCTGCCGATGACCGCCGTGCCGGATCCGCAGTACGTGATGTCCGCGGAGGGTCACCGTATCGCGACGTACTCATGGGGCGACGAGGTGGCCGACACCGTGCTGGTCGTGCACGGGTTCGCGTCGAGCTGCCGCGACAACTGGGTCGACACGGGATGGGTGCGCGACCTCACGCGCGCCGGCTTCCGCGTGCTCGGAGTCGACCAGCGCGGGCACGGGCTCAGCGACAAGCCGCATGACCCGCACGACTACACGATGTCGGCGCTCGTGGGCGATCTGCTCCTGGTGCTCGACACCTATCTGCTCGACTCCGTGCACTACGCCGGGTACTCGCTCGGAGGCCGGGTGGGCTGGCAGCTGCTGGTCGACGCGCCGCACCGCGTGTCGCGCGCCGTCCTCGGCGGCATCCCCGACGGGCGGCCCCTCGCACGCGTGAAGATCGATCAGGCACGCGCATACGCCGAGCACGGGACCCCCGTCGAGGACCGGGTGACGCAGAACTACATCGCGCTGGCCGAGCGCGTGTCGAGCAACGACCTGGGTGTGCTCGTCGCGCTCGCCGAGGGCATGCGCCTGGGGGATGCCGATCCCGACCCGTCCCGACCGCCGCAGCAGCCGGTGCTCTTCGCGACCGGCTCCGAGGACGCGATCCTCGAGCGATCACGACGGCTCGCGTCGTCGGCGCCGCACGGCGTCTTCTTCGAGATACCCGGCCGGCACCACTTCAATGCGCCGGGGTCGCGTGCTTTCCGGCAGGAGGCGCTTGCCTTTCTGGGCGCGTGA
- the dnaB gene encoding replicative DNA helicase codes for MSIADISDERLGGHREPERTPPHDLLAEQSALGGMLLSKDAVADVIETLRGSDFYVPKHELIFEAILTLYSHGEPTDVVAVTDELIKNGELQRAGGADYLHSLTSIVPTAANAGYYASIVNERALLRRLVDAGTRIVQMGYSGQGEALDLVNNAQAEIYSVTGAEAAEDYVPLTIAVDAAVDEIEAARGRDGQMTGIPTGFAGLDQLTNGLHAGQMIIIAARPAMGKSTLALDFARAAAIKADMPTIFFSLEMGRSEIAMRLLSAEGSIPLQAMRKGTLDSRDWTTIAATRGRINDAPLYIDDSPNMTLVEIRAKCRRLKQRAGLKMVVIDYLQLMTSGKRVESRQQEVSEFSRALKLLAKELQCPVIALSQLNRGPEQRADKKPALSDLRESGSIEQDADMVVLLHREAAYEKDSPRAGEADLIVAKHRNGPTDTITVAFQGHFSRFADMAVGM; via the coding sequence ATGTCGATCGCCGACATCTCCGACGAGCGTCTCGGTGGACACCGCGAACCGGAGCGGACTCCTCCTCACGACCTGCTGGCCGAGCAGAGCGCACTCGGGGGCATGCTGCTCTCGAAGGATGCCGTGGCCGACGTGATCGAGACGCTCCGGGGTTCGGACTTCTACGTGCCCAAGCACGAGCTGATCTTCGAGGCGATCCTGACGCTCTACTCGCACGGAGAGCCGACCGATGTCGTCGCCGTGACCGACGAGCTGATCAAGAACGGCGAGCTGCAGCGGGCGGGCGGCGCCGACTACCTGCACAGCCTCACCTCGATCGTGCCGACGGCCGCCAACGCCGGCTACTACGCGTCCATCGTCAACGAGCGCGCACTCCTGCGCCGTCTCGTCGATGCCGGCACGCGCATCGTCCAGATGGGGTACTCGGGCCAGGGCGAGGCGCTCGACCTTGTGAACAACGCTCAGGCCGAGATCTACTCGGTGACCGGCGCCGAGGCCGCCGAGGACTACGTGCCGCTGACCATCGCGGTCGACGCCGCCGTCGACGAGATCGAGGCGGCCCGCGGTCGCGACGGTCAGATGACCGGCATCCCGACCGGCTTCGCGGGACTCGACCAGCTCACCAACGGGCTGCACGCCGGCCAGATGATCATCATCGCGGCGCGACCGGCGATGGGTAAGTCGACTCTTGCGCTCGACTTCGCGCGCGCCGCCGCGATCAAGGCCGACATGCCGACGATCTTCTTCTCTCTCGAGATGGGCCGCAGCGAGATCGCGATGCGCCTTCTCAGCGCCGAGGGATCCATCCCCCTGCAGGCGATGCGCAAGGGCACGCTCGACTCCCGGGACTGGACCACGATCGCCGCCACGCGCGGCCGCATCAACGACGCTCCCCTCTACATCGACGACAGCCCGAACATGACGCTCGTCGAGATCCGCGCCAAGTGCCGGCGGCTCAAGCAGCGCGCCGGTCTCAAGATGGTCGTCATCGACTACCTCCAGCTCATGACGAGCGGCAAGCGCGTCGAGTCGCGGCAGCAGGAGGTGTCCGAGTTCTCTCGGGCGCTCAAGCTCCTCGCGAAGGAGCTGCAGTGCCCGGTGATCGCCCTGTCGCAGCTGAACCGTGGTCCGGAGCAGCGAGCCGACAAGAAGCCCGCGCTCTCCGACCTCCGCGAGTCGGGGTCGATCGAGCAGGACGCCGACATGGTCGTGCTGCTGCACCGCGAGGCCGCCTACGAGAAGGACTCCCCGCGGGCGGGCGAGGCCGACCTCATCGTCGCCAAGCACCGCAACGGTCCGACCGACACGATCACGGTCGCCTTCCAAGGCCACTTCTCCCGCTTCGCCGACATGGCCGTGGGGATGTAG
- the rplI gene encoding 50S ribosomal protein L9, protein MAKLILTNEVAGLGSAGDVVEVKNGYARNYLIPQGFAVAWTRGGEKQVASIRAARESRAIHVHEEAVALKDSLESNKVRLAVKAGAEGRLFGSVKTGDVADAVKAAGLGELDKRKIHITSPIKAVGEHEATVRLRDDLTAVITLQVVAAK, encoded by the coding sequence ATGGCAAAGCTGATTCTCACGAATGAGGTCGCCGGGCTCGGTAGCGCCGGTGACGTTGTCGAGGTCAAGAACGGGTACGCCCGCAACTACCTCATCCCCCAGGGCTTCGCTGTGGCCTGGACCCGCGGTGGCGAGAAGCAGGTGGCGTCGATCCGCGCCGCCCGCGAGTCGCGCGCGATCCACGTCCACGAAGAGGCCGTGGCGCTGAAGGACTCCCTCGAGTCGAACAAGGTCCGCCTGGCCGTCAAGGCCGGTGCCGAGGGCCGCCTGTTCGGCTCGGTCAAGACGGGCGACGTCGCCGACGCCGTCAAGGCCGCCGGCCTGGGCGAGCTCGACAAGCGCAAGATCCACATCACCTCGCCGATCAAGGCCGTGGGCGAGCACGAGGCGACTGTTCGCCTCCGCGACGACCTCACCGCCGTGATCACCCTGCAGGTGGTCGCCGCCAAGTAA
- the rpsF gene encoding 30S ribosomal protein S6, with the protein MTHQYELMVILNPEIDERQVAPSLDKFLKVITADGGSIDNVDIWGKRRLAYEIQKKNEGIYAVVNFTATSAATQELDRQLNLSEQIMRTKVLRAEEAQAMVAAEAKRSEEKAARKAARPAKPAKQDA; encoded by the coding sequence GTGACGCACCAGTACGAACTCATGGTCATCCTCAACCCTGAGATCGACGAGCGCCAGGTCGCCCCGAGCCTCGACAAGTTCCTGAAGGTCATCACCGCTGATGGTGGCTCGATCGACAACGTCGACATCTGGGGCAAGCGCCGTCTCGCCTACGAGATCCAGAAGAAGAACGAGGGCATCTACGCCGTCGTCAACTTCACGGCCACCAGCGCCGCGACCCAGGAGCTCGACCGCCAGCTGAACCTCAGTGAGCAGATCATGCGCACCAAGGTCCTCCGTGCCGAAGAGGCGCAGGCTATGGTCGCTGCCGAGGCCAAGCGCTCCGAGGAGAAGGCCGCCCGCAAGGCAGCCCGCCCCGCGAAGCCCGCGAAGCAGGACGCGTAA
- a CDS encoding SUMF1/EgtB/PvdO family nonheme iron enzyme: MRDLELARIPAGTVTLHDARRNARWTVELEPFEIGVFAVTQDQLAELLGEAASHPRRPATEVSWQRAIRFCNAASEWEGLDHAYAFDGEVITWDVEADGYRLPTEAEWEYACRAGSTGPHYGPLPEVAWTAADGVGAPQNVGGKLPNLHGLFDTLGNVWEWCWDLLDPARYDDYRVFRGGGFADDAWSVRASVRRGGSPRLAQDDLGFRVARGAFPTPRRAQGWSEEADRERAAYDGPLPPGWTPRR, translated from the coding sequence GTGAGGGATCTCGAGCTCGCGCGCATCCCGGCCGGGACCGTGACACTCCACGACGCGCGACGCAACGCGCGGTGGACAGTCGAGCTCGAGCCGTTCGAGATCGGCGTCTTCGCCGTGACGCAGGACCAGCTCGCCGAGCTGCTCGGGGAAGCGGCGTCCCATCCCCGTCGGCCGGCGACCGAGGTGAGCTGGCAGCGCGCGATCCGCTTCTGCAACGCGGCGTCGGAGTGGGAGGGCCTGGATCACGCGTACGCCTTCGACGGGGAGGTGATCACATGGGATGTCGAGGCCGACGGGTACCGACTGCCCACCGAGGCCGAGTGGGAGTACGCCTGCCGGGCCGGGTCCACCGGCCCGCACTACGGGCCGCTGCCCGAGGTCGCATGGACGGCTGCCGACGGCGTGGGCGCTCCGCAGAACGTCGGGGGCAAGCTGCCGAACCTCCACGGACTGTTCGACACCCTCGGCAACGTCTGGGAGTGGTGCTGGGACCTGCTCGACCCCGCACGCTACGACGACTACCGGGTCTTCCGCGGTGGCGGGTTCGCGGATGACGCGTGGAGCGTGCGCGCGTCGGTCCGGCGCGGTGGCTCACCGCGTCTCGCCCAGGACGATCTCGGGTTCCGCGTCGCCCGCGGCGCCTTCCCGACACCCCGGCGGGCGCAGGGCTGGTCGGAGGAGGCCGACCGCGAGCGGGCCGCCTACGACGGACCGCTTCCGCCCGGATGGACACCGCGACGGTGA
- a CDS encoding chaplin family protein: MKTFMSRALWAALIAGGITIFGAAAANAAETNGEDGILSGTQAIIDVNLPVTVGGNAVSVIGDSSTTAPAPAPAAAPAPAPAAAPATTSGEDGVASGTQAIVNVNVPVTVQGLAVSGVGDSTSAPAPAPAAPAPAPVTVAAPSTSGEDGIASGTQALVSVNAPVTIAGNAISLVGDSTTTAAPAAAAPSAGTPTAGAGSAWTSGEDGILGGTQILPVVNAPITLGGNAISGIGDSSTTASPAAPAAASAPSIGSPWTSGEDGILGGTQVIPVINAPITAVGNAVSVLGDSNTSAAPTGSSGGWMMGSAPSIGSPSTSGEDGILGGTQVIPVVNAPITVGGNAVSGVGDSVTSAAPTGSATAPTGTTNPSVGSPWTSGEDGILGGTQIVPVLNLPITVGGNAISVIGDSTTTGASPSAPTGSTAPIVGSPWTSGEDGILGGTQIVPVLNLPVTIGGNAISVIGDSTVAGPPAGPVDPTDPTDPTDPTDPTDPTDPTDPTDPTDPSGPTGPTDPTGPTGPTGPSADPTGGDAAMVGMTAATGSQTLAATGGESGLAGLLLGFVLAGAGVLSLMLRRRNV, from the coding sequence ATGAAGACCTTCATGTCGCGCGCCCTCTGGGCAGCGCTCATCGCCGGAGGCATCACGATCTTCGGCGCCGCCGCGGCCAACGCGGCGGAGACGAACGGTGAGGACGGCATCCTTTCGGGGACGCAGGCCATCATCGACGTCAACCTTCCGGTCACGGTGGGCGGCAACGCCGTCTCGGTGATCGGCGACTCCAGCACGACCGCCCCGGCGCCCGCGCCGGCCGCCGCCCCGGCCCCCGCTCCCGCAGCGGCCCCGGCCACCACGAGCGGTGAAGACGGCGTCGCCTCGGGGACGCAAGCCATCGTCAACGTCAATGTCCCCGTCACCGTCCAGGGCCTCGCGGTCTCCGGCGTCGGCGACTCGACGTCCGCACCGGCGCCGGCTCCGGCCGCACCGGCTCCCGCCCCCGTCACCGTGGCCGCACCTTCGACCTCGGGCGAGGACGGCATCGCCTCGGGCACGCAGGCCCTCGTGTCGGTGAACGCCCCGGTCACGATCGCCGGCAACGCGATCTCGCTCGTCGGCGACAGCACGACGACTGCGGCCCCGGCCGCGGCCGCACCCTCGGCGGGCACGCCCACCGCGGGCGCCGGCTCGGCGTGGACCAGTGGCGAAGACGGCATCCTGGGCGGAACGCAGATCCTCCCCGTCGTGAACGCGCCGATCACCCTCGGCGGCAACGCGATCTCCGGCATCGGAGACAGCAGCACGACGGCGTCGCCGGCGGCGCCTGCTGCCGCCTCGGCGCCGAGCATCGGCTCTCCGTGGACGTCCGGCGAAGACGGCATCCTCGGCGGCACCCAGGTGATCCCGGTCATCAACGCGCCCATCACGGCCGTCGGCAACGCCGTCTCGGTCCTGGGCGACAGCAACACGTCCGCCGCCCCCACCGGATCGTCGGGAGGATGGATGATGGGCTCGGCCCCCAGCATCGGCTCCCCCTCGACGAGCGGTGAGGACGGCATCCTCGGCGGCACCCAGGTGATCCCCGTCGTCAACGCGCCCATCACCGTCGGCGGCAACGCCGTCTCGGGCGTCGGCGACAGCGTCACCTCGGCCGCCCCCACCGGATCGGCAACGGCACCGACGGGCACCACGAACCCCAGCGTGGGCAGCCCCTGGACGTCTGGCGAGGATGGGATCCTCGGCGGAACCCAGATCGTCCCGGTGCTCAATCTGCCGATCACGGTCGGCGGGAACGCGATCTCCGTCATCGGAGACAGCACGACGACCGGTGCATCTCCCAGTGCACCGACTGGATCGACGGCCCCCATCGTCGGATCCCCGTGGACGTCTGGCGAGGATGGAATCCTCGGCGGAACCCAGATCGTCCCCGTGCTGAACCTGCCTGTCACGATCGGCGGCAACGCCATCTCCGTCATCGGTGACAGCACGGTCGCGGGCCCGCCGGCCGGTCCGGTGGACCCGACGGATCCCACCGATCCGACCGATCCCACCGACCCGACCGATCCGACCGATCCCACGGACCCGACCGATCCCACGGACCCGAGCGGTCCCACGGGCCCGACGGACCCGACCGGTCCGACCGGCCCCACCGGCCCGAGCGCTGACCCGACCGGTGGCGACGCCGCGATGGTCGGCATGACGGCTGCGACGGGTTCGCAGACGCTCGCAGCAACCGGGGGGGAGAGCGGGCTCGCAGGGCTCCTGCTGGGATTCGTCCTGGCCGGTGCCGGCGTGCTGTCGCTCATGCTGCGACGCCGCAACGTGTGA